A part of Phycisphaerae bacterium genomic DNA contains:
- a CDS encoding PspC domain-containing protein, producing the protein MAEYKVVRRCRSDRMIAGVCGGLADFFGLSSANVRILYVAVSVLSAAFPGIIVYLILWLLMPLED; encoded by the coding sequence ATGGCTGAGTACAAGGTCGTGCGCCGCTGCCGATCCGACAGGATGATCGCCGGTGTCTGCGGCGGTCTGGCCGACTTCTTCGGCTTGTCGTCCGCCAACGTGCGAATCCTTTACGTCGCCGTCAGCGTCCTGTCGGCGGCCTTTCCGGGAATCATCGTTTACCTCATCCTCTGGCTGCTCATGCCCCTCGAGGATTAG
- a CDS encoding PEP-CTERM sorting domain-containing protein, with product MIHLSVSTRTTMWGLAAILCFLTLAGAAQAAPLLCWSMHDGIRTSNLDGTNINTWLSKPNYPIFAEVHDSPAVGKVYWFESGGYIKRADYDGGNAELVITDTKMYTTAGDFAINRLNGDVYWANVNGELWRAGPDGSNKQLVRSGLASSGAIEIDPIHQKLFWLQYSVGTDIYMGDLNGGSATYLTSVSSLWKVTDLAVDTQSSRLYWSETGVTVNERVRRLGLGPGTPSVIVDAELGYLNDVTLDLDSGRLLLVDRSGDRILQCGLDGSGLTTLISGEDEPQHLTILPVPEPATMVLLGLAGAAVLYHRRRF from the coding sequence GTGATTCACCTATCTGTTTCCACACGCACCACCATGTGGGGTCTTGCAGCAATCCTCTGTTTCCTGACGTTGGCGGGTGCAGCTCAGGCGGCGCCTCTGCTGTGCTGGTCCATGCACGACGGCATACGGACCTCGAACCTTGACGGGACCAACATCAACACGTGGCTGTCGAAGCCCAATTATCCCATCTTCGCCGAGGTCCACGACAGTCCTGCCGTGGGAAAGGTCTACTGGTTTGAATCGGGCGGTTACATCAAACGCGCTGACTACGACGGCGGCAACGCTGAGCTCGTGATTACCGACACCAAGATGTACACGACCGCGGGGGACTTTGCCATCAACCGCCTCAACGGCGACGTGTATTGGGCGAATGTCAACGGCGAGCTGTGGCGGGCCGGTCCGGATGGGTCGAACAAGCAGCTCGTGCGCTCCGGCCTGGCTTCGTCCGGGGCGATCGAGATTGACCCTATCCATCAGAAGCTGTTCTGGCTTCAGTATAGCGTCGGGACCGACATCTACATGGGGGACCTGAACGGCGGCAGCGCCACGTACCTGACCTCCGTAAGTTCTCTGTGGAAGGTTACCGACCTGGCCGTCGACACGCAGTCCAGCCGCCTTTACTGGAGCGAGACCGGCGTTACGGTGAACGAGCGGGTGCGTCGTCTCGGACTTGGACCGGGCACGCCCTCCGTGATCGTCGATGCAGAACTTGGGTACCTGAACGATGTGACCCTCGATCTGGACTCCGGCAGGTTGTTGTTGGTGGACCGCTCGGGCGACCGCATCCTGCAGTGCGGCCTTGACGGCAGCGGTCTCACCACGCTGATCAGCGGTGAAGATGAGCCCCAGCACCTCACCATCCTGCCGGTTCCTGAACCGGCGACAATGGTTCTGCTTGGTCTTGCCGGGGCGGCTGTCCTGTACCATCGTCGCAGGTTCTAA
- a CDS encoding tetratricopeptide repeat protein, with amino-acid sequence MMRCTSPVSMVTVAVGLSLLAVMTGCTPDVTDIRNVGIKQYQAGLQIESMATFRRALELAPNDAVSNYYMGLHYKNRADRKFSEGDLTGAYKQLDTAIMYFNQATTSIPSFIEAIKEKKDALARRGKYEQAVNMAEHVAQRIPGDKVTQYVILGNLYRDAGDADNALRAYKQALAMDPSSTEARVEIERLYERARRPR; translated from the coding sequence ATGATGCGATGCACATCGCCCGTATCCATGGTGACGGTGGCGGTCGGGCTGTCGCTGCTCGCCGTCATGACTGGTTGCACGCCAGATGTGACGGATATCCGCAACGTTGGGATCAAACAATACCAGGCCGGACTTCAGATTGAATCCATGGCGACCTTCCGCCGAGCGCTCGAACTGGCCCCTAACGATGCCGTCAGCAATTACTACATGGGCCTTCACTACAAGAATCGCGCCGATCGCAAGTTCTCCGAGGGTGACCTGACCGGAGCGTACAAGCAGCTCGACACGGCCATTATGTACTTCAATCAGGCCACCACGAGCATCCCCAGCTTCATCGAAGCAATCAAAGAAAAGAAAGACGCCTTGGCACGCCGCGGGAAGTATGAACAAGCGGTCAACATGGCCGAGCACGTAGCTCAGCGGATCCCGGGTGACAAAGTGACGCAGTACGTTATCCTCGGCAATCTGTATCGCGACGCCGGTGACGCCGATAATGCACTGCGAGCCTACAAGCAGGCCCTTGCCATGGACCCCTCCTCCACCGAGGCCCGGGTCGAGATCGAGCGTCTTTACGAGAGAGCCCGCCGGCCCCGGTAA
- a CDS encoding GNAT family N-acetyltransferase — MNRFTIRSALPGDEAGAYYVCLKTGDNGKDGEPLYRDDPDALGRIFVGPYLAFEPELSLILEDEQGICGYALAAFDSRSFYARYEAEWRPQLCARFPEPQGDPGRWTRAQQVHYCYHHPDYFCPEPYAVFPSHLHIDLLQRARGLGFGRRMMEQVMNRLRERGSPGAHLGVSTLNTPALGFYEKLGFHELVRVGGDKDGCIYLGKRL; from the coding sequence ATGAACAGATTCACGATTCGTTCCGCCCTTCCCGGCGACGAGGCCGGCGCCTACTATGTCTGCCTGAAGACCGGAGACAACGGCAAGGATGGTGAGCCGCTTTACCGCGACGATCCGGATGCATTGGGAAGAATCTTCGTTGGCCCCTACCTTGCTTTTGAGCCGGAGCTGAGCCTGATACTCGAGGATGAGCAAGGTATTTGCGGCTATGCTTTGGCGGCCTTCGACTCTCGCTCATTTTACGCGCGCTATGAGGCCGAATGGCGGCCGCAACTGTGCGCCCGTTTCCCCGAGCCGCAAGGCGATCCCGGTCGATGGACACGGGCTCAGCAAGTTCACTACTGCTATCACCATCCCGACTATTTCTGTCCGGAGCCATATGCGGTTTTCCCCTCGCACCTGCACATCGACCTGCTTCAACGGGCGCGGGGGCTTGGTTTCGGACGACGCATGATGGAGCAGGTGATGAACCGACTCCGCGAGCGCGGTTCACCCGGCGCGCATCTGGGGGTGAGCACGCTCAATACCCCGGCTTTGGGGTTCTATGAGAAGCTCGGCTTCCACGAGTTGGTTCGGGTTGGAGGGGACAAGGATGGCTGCATTTACTTGGGAAAGAGACTTTGA
- the proB gene encoding glutamate 5-kinase, with protein sequence MPSTTLRKQIMAGVRSIVVKAGTNLLTCENGKLDQTVIASLTDQIATLIERGVKVTLVSSGAVGAGMGKTGVARRPRSMPVLQAVAAIGQPSLMSMYEREFARHELLVGQVLVTRKDFEQRNRYVNISNTISALQRLKAVPIINENDTVAIDELDRFADNDTIAAMVTNLLRADLLVLLTVVDGLLDSGGQLVDLVPAVNTEVKSLARAERSPLGSGGMFSKLGAARMVSEAGECVVIANGREPGALLRLLNGERVGTIFAPAARKLSARQRWIVGAARPTGVIVVDAGAANAVHTQGKSLLARGVTRIEGKFDRGSIVQIAGPDGRVLAHGISNYSSTELAMIKGLKSCEIAAALGSKPFDEAVHRDNLVIIAGQR encoded by the coding sequence GTGCCCAGCACGACGCTTCGTAAACAGATCATGGCCGGCGTTCGCAGCATCGTGGTCAAAGCGGGCACCAACCTGTTGACCTGCGAGAACGGCAAGCTCGACCAGACGGTTATCGCGTCGCTCACCGATCAGATTGCGACCCTGATCGAGCGTGGCGTGAAGGTCACGTTGGTCAGTAGTGGGGCGGTCGGGGCCGGCATGGGCAAGACCGGCGTGGCCAGGCGACCTCGTTCAATGCCGGTGCTCCAGGCGGTGGCCGCCATCGGCCAGCCTTCGCTGATGAGCATGTACGAGCGGGAGTTTGCCCGGCATGAGTTGCTGGTCGGTCAGGTGCTGGTGACGCGGAAGGATTTCGAGCAGCGGAACCGCTATGTGAACATCTCGAACACCATCTCCGCCCTGCAGCGGCTCAAGGCCGTACCGATCATCAACGAGAACGACACCGTGGCGATCGACGAGCTCGACCGCTTCGCCGACAACGACACGATCGCGGCGATGGTCACGAACCTGCTGCGTGCCGACCTGCTGGTCTTGCTGACGGTGGTTGACGGGTTACTGGATTCCGGAGGGCAACTGGTCGATCTTGTGCCGGCCGTAAACACCGAAGTGAAGTCGCTGGCCCGGGCCGAACGATCCCCGCTTGGCAGCGGTGGTATGTTCAGCAAGCTGGGGGCGGCTCGAATGGTCAGCGAGGCCGGCGAGTGCGTCGTGATCGCCAACGGTCGCGAGCCCGGCGCGTTGCTCAGGCTGCTCAACGGCGAGCGGGTGGGCACGATCTTTGCCCCGGCCGCACGCAAGTTGTCGGCTCGGCAGCGATGGATCGTGGGGGCGGCTCGGCCGACGGGCGTGATCGTCGTCGACGCGGGCGCCGCCAACGCGGTACACACGCAGGGCAAGAGCCTGCTGGCCCGTGGTGTTACCCGGATTGAAGGCAAATTTGACCGCGGCAGCATCGTGCAGATCGCCGGTCCCGATGGCCGCGTCCTCGCCCACGGCATTTCGAACTACAGCTCGACCGAACTTGCGATGATCAAAGGCCTGAAGTCTTGCGAGATAGCGGCCGCGTTAGGCTCAAAACCCTTCGATGAGGCGGTCCATCGCGACAATCTGGTGATCATCGCAGGACAGAGATGA
- a CDS encoding DNA polymerase ligase N-terminal domain-containing protein, which produces MGEPGAAFVLLRHDTRDGVHWDLMLDTGSVLATWQLAADPSAAGPGPQEISARRLPDHRYDYLDYEGPISRNRGYVTRSDRGTYRILEDNSRSYVVILSGERLSGRFRLQADGPSGESWRFTRLD; this is translated from the coding sequence ATGGGTGAACCCGGAGCTGCCTTCGTTCTGTTGAGACATGACACTCGGGACGGGGTCCATTGGGATCTGATGCTGGATACGGGGTCCGTGTTGGCGACCTGGCAACTGGCGGCCGACCCGTCGGCCGCGGGACCGGGTCCGCAAGAGATTTCGGCCCGTCGCCTGCCGGACCACAGGTATGACTACTTGGACTATGAAGGTCCGATCAGCAGAAATCGGGGGTACGTGACCCGAAGCGATCGAGGGACCTATCGTATCCTGGAGGACAACTCTCGATCATATGTCGTCATCCTGAGCGGGGAGCGGCTTTCCGGGCGGTTCCGGCTGCAGGCTGACGGACCGAGCGGGGAGTCTTGGCGGTTCACAAGGCTGGATTAG
- a CDS encoding 30S ribosomal protein S1: MVDYNLINSLDVNEDSFEKELAEMMGGQTTDEALATTIDTTLGNFQTGAILKGRVVGLVGGDVVVDVGLKSEGVVPASEWDDPSSIDVGDEVDVWLETVESDSGLVVISKRKADRLLNWQRLVETAKEGDDVRGRVMRKIKGGLLVDIGVPVFLPASQVDIRRPSDIGEFIGKDIDAKILKIDTERRNIVISRRKYIEEKRQAAKEKVLGEIQVGEVRKGIVKNLAEFGAFVDLGGIDGLLHITDMSWERINHPSDMLKIDQEIEVKVLNVDKDKEKIALGLKQLTENPWDSIEQRYPVNSRIKGEVVNILNYGAFVKLEPGVEGLVHISEMSWTRRINHPSELISLGDQIEVVVLDINKEKQEISLGMKQIETNPWERVAEKYPPNTIIEGKVRNLTNYGAFIEIEEGIDGLLHVSDMSWTKKISHPSEVLKKGDTVKCVVLSVDQEKMRVALGTKQLTEDPWLHAIPSTYLPGQIVKGKVTKITNFGVFVELEPELEGLLHVSELADHKVENPHDEVKIGSEIEVKILRVDPQERKIGLSKKRAEWAAADDGTRDTSKPKPRRGGLHGPGAESTDVIQYSPIRPAESSPQSAEGGQTTDEQVAGE, translated from the coding sequence ATGGTAGATTACAACCTGATCAACTCTCTGGATGTGAACGAGGATTCGTTCGAAAAGGAACTTGCTGAGATGATGGGCGGCCAGACCACGGATGAGGCGCTGGCCACGACCATTGACACCACCCTGGGCAACTTCCAGACCGGTGCGATTCTGAAGGGTCGCGTGGTCGGCTTGGTTGGGGGGGACGTTGTCGTCGACGTCGGTCTCAAGAGCGAGGGCGTGGTGCCGGCCTCCGAGTGGGACGATCCGTCCTCGATTGACGTTGGAGACGAAGTGGACGTCTGGCTCGAAACGGTCGAGTCGGACAGCGGCCTGGTGGTCATCAGCAAGCGCAAGGCCGACCGCCTGCTCAACTGGCAGCGTCTGGTCGAGACCGCCAAGGAAGGCGACGACGTTCGCGGCCGCGTGATGAGGAAAATCAAGGGCGGCCTATTGGTGGACATCGGCGTTCCGGTGTTCCTGCCGGCCTCGCAGGTGGATATTCGCCGGCCGAGCGATATCGGTGAGTTCATCGGCAAGGATATCGACGCCAAGATCCTCAAGATCGACACCGAGCGTCGCAACATTGTTATCAGCCGCCGCAAGTACATTGAAGAGAAGCGGCAGGCGGCCAAGGAAAAGGTCCTCGGCGAGATCCAGGTCGGCGAGGTCCGCAAGGGCATCGTCAAGAACCTGGCCGAGTTCGGGGCGTTCGTCGACCTGGGCGGGATCGACGGCCTGCTGCACATCACCGATATGAGCTGGGAGCGGATCAACCATCCCTCGGATATGCTCAAGATCGACCAGGAGATCGAGGTCAAGGTTCTGAACGTCGACAAAGACAAGGAGAAGATCGCCCTGGGGCTCAAGCAGTTGACCGAGAATCCCTGGGACAGCATCGAGCAGCGCTATCCGGTCAACTCGCGAATCAAGGGTGAAGTGGTCAATATCCTCAATTACGGCGCGTTCGTGAAGCTGGAACCCGGCGTGGAAGGACTGGTTCACATCTCGGAGATGAGCTGGACCCGCCGGATCAATCATCCTTCGGAGCTGATCAGCCTGGGCGACCAGATCGAGGTCGTGGTCCTGGACATCAACAAAGAAAAGCAGGAAATCAGTCTCGGCATGAAGCAGATCGAGACGAACCCGTGGGAGCGCGTGGCCGAGAAGTATCCGCCCAACACGATCATCGAAGGCAAGGTTCGCAACCTCACGAACTATGGGGCGTTTATCGAGATTGAAGAAGGCATCGACGGTCTGCTGCACGTTTCCGACATGAGCTGGACGAAGAAGATCAGTCACCCGTCCGAGGTGCTCAAGAAGGGCGACACCGTCAAGTGCGTCGTTCTTTCGGTGGACCAGGAGAAGATGCGCGTGGCCTTGGGGACGAAGCAACTCACCGAAGACCCGTGGTTGCACGCGATTCCCTCGACTTATCTTCCGGGGCAGATCGTCAAGGGCAAGGTCACCAAGATCACCAACTTCGGCGTGTTCGTCGAGCTGGAGCCGGAGCTGGAAGGCCTGTTGCACGTGAGCGAGCTGGCGGATCATAAGGTCGAGAACCCGCATGACGAGGTCAAGATCGGCAGCGAGATCGAGGTGAAGATTCTGCGGGTTGATCCTCAAGAGCGGAAGATCGGTCTGAGCAAGAAACGCGCGGAATGGGCGGCGGCCGACGACGGCACCCGCGATACGAGCAAACCGAAGCCTCGTCGCGGCGGCTTGCACGGTCCGGGCGCCGAATCAACAGATGTGATTCAGTACTCGCCCATCCGCCCGGCCGAGTCGAGCCCACAGAGTGCCGAGGGGGGCCAGACAACCGATGAACAGGTTGCCGGCGAGTGA
- a CDS encoding 3-deoxy-D-manno-octulosonic acid transferase: MRWVVDLCYLLAAAAFAPIVAYRRWLTGKYRRDWDQRRGLLPQLPPGRPRVWIHAVSMGEMNSIRGLVEMWRARCPELDFVISATTDTGIDQARKLFKDLIVVRYPLDFSRFVRRALDRIAPTMIVLVEAEVWYQFISQAKVRNIPVVVINGRLTEQKSMRRFRWIMPIARRMFGSLTWVGALAEEHADRFRRLGVPADRVTVTGSMKWDTAQVADSLPGRDELARAMGIDRNRPVWVCGSTGDGEEAIILRAYALLRHRRPQLQLMIVPRKPERFDEVAELIRQSGFACLRRSRCPDGDRPAGEVCEKGRARSEPPEAAETCRPALDHAAGLGRRSDLDAALAHVPGGSSGEESPAVRLGDTMGELRKFYALADVVFVGRTLADMGGSDMMEVAGLGRPIIVGPHTENFAEAVERLDAGRAIRILSVDSSAPDAAERLAEAVSDLLDDPVAAGEMARRGQEIVKRNRGATERTVNHLMEIMERAQHDAS, encoded by the coding sequence ATGCGTTGGGTCGTTGATTTGTGCTATCTTCTGGCGGCGGCGGCGTTTGCGCCGATTGTAGCCTATCGACGTTGGCTGACGGGCAAGTATCGGCGCGACTGGGACCAGCGGCGGGGCCTGTTGCCGCAGTTACCGCCGGGTCGGCCTCGGGTGTGGATCCACGCCGTCTCGATGGGCGAGATGAACTCCATCCGCGGGCTGGTGGAGATGTGGCGGGCCCGTTGCCCTGAGCTCGATTTCGTCATCTCGGCGACCACCGACACCGGCATCGACCAGGCGCGCAAGCTGTTCAAAGACCTGATCGTCGTGCGGTACCCGCTGGATTTCAGTCGGTTCGTGCGGCGGGCTCTGGACCGCATCGCTCCGACGATGATCGTCCTGGTCGAAGCGGAAGTGTGGTACCAATTCATCAGCCAGGCCAAGGTGAGGAACATTCCTGTGGTGGTGATCAACGGCCGGTTGACCGAGCAGAAGAGCATGCGGCGGTTTCGTTGGATCATGCCGATCGCCCGCCGAATGTTCGGCTCGCTGACGTGGGTGGGGGCCTTGGCCGAGGAGCACGCGGATCGCTTCCGGCGGCTGGGCGTGCCGGCGGATCGGGTCACGGTGACCGGTTCGATGAAATGGGACACCGCCCAAGTGGCCGATTCGTTGCCCGGCAGGGATGAACTGGCCCGAGCCATGGGCATCGACCGCAACCGGCCGGTGTGGGTATGCGGCAGCACCGGCGACGGCGAAGAGGCGATCATCCTCAGGGCCTATGCTTTGTTGCGGCATCGACGGCCCCAGCTTCAGCTCATGATCGTGCCTCGCAAGCCGGAGCGATTCGACGAGGTCGCCGAGCTGATCCGGCAGTCGGGTTTCGCGTGTCTGCGGCGGAGTCGGTGTCCGGACGGGGACCGTCCAGCCGGAGAAGTGTGCGAGAAGGGTAGGGCACGGTCGGAGCCGCCGGAGGCGGCGGAGACCTGCCGTCCTGCGCTCGACCATGCGGCAGGTCTCGGTCGCCGCAGCGACCTCGACGCTGCCCTAGCACATGTGCCCGGCGGCTCGTCAGGTGAGGAATCACCGGCGGTTCGGCTTGGCGACACCATGGGCGAGCTTCGCAAGTTCTATGCCTTGGCGGACGTCGTTTTTGTGGGCCGGACGTTGGCGGACATGGGTGGCTCGGACATGATGGAGGTTGCCGGATTGGGCCGGCCGATCATTGTGGGTCCGCACACGGAGAATTTTGCCGAGGCCGTCGAGCGTCTTGACGCCGGCCGGGCAATTCGCATTCTTTCGGTGGATTCGTCGGCTCCTGACGCGGCGGAGCGGTTGGCCGAGGCGGTCAGCGACCTGCTCGACGACCCGGTTGCCGCGGGGGAGATGGCCCGCCGAGGCCAGGAAATCGTCAAACGTAACCGTGGTGCCACCGAGCGAACGGTGAACCACCTGATGGAGATCATGGAACGTGCCCAGCACGACGCTTCGTAA
- a CDS encoding PTS transporter subunit EIIC — MNRYIVPSLTTLSENTCLSAIRAGMMTVVPLTIIGGLFMIVSFLPVKGWNDRVAPCLPLLQIPVTATFGLLAVFACFAVAYDYGKRLNQEAIVSAAMAALVFLMVQLKPDDQGFSMDGLGSKGLFTAILIALITVRVQKWFTDSNLVVKLPRNVPPVVYESFLSLSPMFFLVVVFWLIRFVAGLDINHLLQTVLTPLVFALNTLPGILVYAFLVTLLWSVGINGDNTMDAAVAPVFLQYLAANVEAASRGQPLPYVTALGFFTSFVNVGGTGATIGLALVMLRSKEPAFRKISRLSLPTQIFGINEPIFFGFPVVLNPILMIPYILNALILTTGSYLLMSCGVIQKPFVAVPWTTPPVIGHYLVSGGDWKAAVWGVVSIGLAMLVYYPFAKAAERRRLHAETKSQARE, encoded by the coding sequence TTGAACCGATACATCGTGCCGTCGCTCACCACGCTGAGCGAGAACACGTGCCTGTCCGCAATCCGCGCCGGTATGATGACCGTCGTGCCGCTGACGATCATCGGCGGCTTGTTCATGATCGTGTCGTTTCTCCCGGTGAAGGGCTGGAACGATCGGGTCGCGCCCTGCCTGCCGTTGCTGCAGATCCCCGTCACCGCCACTTTTGGTCTGCTCGCCGTCTTCGCGTGCTTTGCCGTTGCGTACGATTACGGGAAGCGGCTGAATCAGGAGGCCATTGTGAGCGCCGCCATGGCCGCGCTGGTTTTCCTGATGGTTCAACTCAAGCCGGATGACCAGGGCTTTTCCATGGACGGCCTCGGCTCGAAAGGCCTGTTTACGGCCATTCTCATCGCCCTGATCACCGTGCGCGTCCAGAAGTGGTTCACGGACTCGAACCTCGTCGTCAAGCTGCCCCGGAATGTGCCGCCGGTCGTCTATGAATCGTTCCTGTCGCTGAGCCCGATGTTCTTTCTGGTAGTGGTTTTCTGGTTGATCCGGTTCGTGGCAGGGTTGGACATCAACCACCTGCTGCAAACCGTGTTGACCCCGCTGGTCTTTGCCCTGAACACGCTGCCCGGCATCCTGGTGTACGCGTTTCTCGTCACCCTCCTGTGGTCCGTGGGCATCAATGGCGACAACACCATGGACGCCGCTGTCGCGCCCGTCTTCCTGCAATACCTGGCAGCAAATGTGGAGGCCGCTTCGCGAGGGCAGCCGCTGCCCTATGTGACCGCGCTCGGCTTCTTCACCAGTTTTGTCAACGTCGGCGGGACGGGTGCCACCATTGGGCTTGCCTTGGTCATGCTGCGATCGAAGGAGCCCGCCTTTCGCAAGATCAGCCGTCTCTCACTGCCCACCCAGATCTTCGGCATCAACGAACCCATCTTCTTCGGCTTCCCTGTCGTCCTGAATCCGATCTTGATGATTCCCTACATCTTGAACGCGTTGATCCTCACCACCGGTTCCTACCTGCTAATGAGCTGCGGAGTGATTCAAAAGCCGTTTGTCGCCGTGCCGTGGACAACCCCGCCGGTCATCGGGCACTACCTGGTTTCCGGCGGCGACTGGAAGGCGGCAGTCTGGGGAGTCGTTTCGATCGGACTGGCGATGTTGGTTTACTACCCCTTTGCCAAGGCCGCCGAGCGCCGGCGCCTCCACGCGGAAACCAAGAGCCAGGCCCGGGAATAA
- a CDS encoding PIN domain-containing protein, producing MSVVVDASVFVAASRPSEAHYRESVEFLVMLRREAETICCPVLVLAECSGAIARMTQSSALAGRIVRLIEGIENLQMIPLTLALAKQAAQLAGDHRLRGADAVYVAAASELKAALVTWDDEMLQRSPRTVSAITPAQWIRKA from the coding sequence ATGAGTGTGGTCGTTGATGCGAGCGTGTTCGTCGCAGCTTCACGGCCATCGGAGGCACACTATCGGGAGAGTGTGGAGTTCCTCGTGATGTTGCGTCGTGAGGCAGAGACGATCTGTTGCCCGGTACTGGTACTGGCTGAATGTTCCGGCGCGATTGCCAGGATGACTCAAAGCTCAGCGCTTGCCGGACGAATCGTACGTCTGATCGAGGGAATTGAAAACCTGCAAATGATTCCCCTGACACTCGCGTTGGCAAAGCAGGCCGCACAACTGGCTGGCGATCACCGTCTTCGGGGTGCAGATGCCGTGTATGTCGCGGCAGCTTCGGAGCTCAAGGCTGCGCTCGTGACCTGGGATGATGAGATGCTGCAGCGAAGCCCGCGGACTGTCTCCGCTATCACCCCCGCACAGTGGATCAGGAAAGCATAA
- a CDS encoding DUF4922 domain-containing protein produces the protein MDKQQATGPGELAYQLSALWQRQTETWEMLAEGLAALRQARTRTFHVNGWRVTAQCNPARIKSSGAKVDAESLAQRPCFLCTENRPVAQASVPYRDRWLILCNPAPLFEPHYTVAWIDHEPQRVGPAIEGLLSMSRDLDGRYTVFYNGPASGASAPDHLHLQAARAGALPFETQLATQLAAGDPADGQRRLEWVRDDPVRIAVTRPGSLPVIVLMGDSKDAMAASLREVVIVLGEVRPVEPEPMLNLFATYTEERWVTWLFPRGAHRPRFYGTGEDDFLISPGAADLAGIVVSPRPRDFERLTDEIMQTIFREALLPPESFAEVRDLLARKGRR, from the coding sequence ATGGACAAGCAGCAAGCGACCGGTCCCGGTGAACTGGCGTATCAGCTTTCAGCTCTTTGGCAACGGCAAACGGAAACGTGGGAGATGCTGGCCGAGGGACTGGCGGCGCTGAGGCAGGCGCGGACGCGAACCTTTCACGTCAACGGCTGGCGGGTAACGGCGCAATGCAACCCGGCGCGGATCAAAAGCAGCGGGGCAAAGGTGGACGCGGAGTCGCTGGCCCAACGACCCTGTTTTCTGTGCACCGAGAATCGTCCGGTCGCTCAGGCTTCAGTGCCTTACCGCGACCGCTGGCTCATTCTCTGCAATCCTGCGCCGCTGTTTGAGCCGCACTACACGGTGGCATGGATCGATCACGAACCGCAGCGGGTTGGTCCCGCGATCGAGGGGCTGCTCAGTATGTCGAGGGATCTCGACGGCCGGTACACCGTTTTCTATAACGGTCCGGCCAGTGGTGCTTCGGCTCCTGACCATCTTCATCTTCAGGCGGCGCGGGCGGGGGCCCTGCCGTTTGAGACTCAACTGGCTACCCAGTTGGCGGCCGGTGATCCTGCCGACGGGCAACGCCGGCTGGAATGGGTTCGTGACGACCCTGTGCGGATCGCCGTCACGCGTCCCGGCAGTTTGCCGGTGATCGTGCTGATGGGCGACTCGAAAGATGCCATGGCCGCCTCGTTGCGCGAGGTGGTGATCGTCTTGGGAGAGGTGCGGCCGGTCGAGCCCGAGCCGATGCTTAACCTTTTCGCGACCTATACCGAGGAGCGTTGGGTTACCTGGCTTTTTCCACGAGGCGCGCATCGGCCGCGGTTTTACGGAACGGGCGAGGATGATTTTCTTATCAGTCCCGGCGCAGCCGACCTGGCAGGCATCGTCGTCTCACCTCGCCCGCGTGATTTCGAGCGGCTGACCGATGAAATCATGCAAACCATCTTTCGCGAGGCCCTTTTGCCCCCCGAAAGCTTCGCCGAGGTAAGAGATCTGCTTGCCCGAAAGGGCCGCAGGTAA